One stretch of Chloroflexia bacterium SDU3-3 DNA includes these proteins:
- a CDS encoding thiamine-binding protein, translating into MATITVSLKVLPGGLVGKAEVYAAVDRAIAVVQASGLVHLVGPSETTIEGEYDEVMAVVKQAQLAALDAAPRIFTQIGVDWNPQGTSIDEKLEKYR; encoded by the coding sequence ATGGCCACGATCACTGTGAGCTTGAAAGTTCTGCCGGGCGGCCTTGTCGGCAAGGCCGAGGTGTACGCCGCCGTGGACCGCGCGATCGCCGTGGTGCAGGCATCCGGCCTGGTCCACCTGGTCGGCCCCAGCGAGACCACCATCGAGGGCGAGTACGACGAGGTGATGGCCGTGGTCAAGCAGGCCCAGCTGGCCGCGCTGGATGCCGCGCCGCGCATCTTCACCCAGATCGGCGTGGACTGGAACCCCCAGGGCACCAGCATCGACGAAAAGCTAGAGAAGTACCGCTAG
- a CDS encoding thiamine diphosphokinase yields MHTIIVANAPDLDLTPYLDMVRSADYLIGADGGGQTLLRAGVLPQVVIGDLDSLDQASEAELTARKVDLRRYAREKDETDLELALLHAATIGSDQIDVLGALGGRWDHTLANIGLLAHPALAGRRVRLLAPRQMLYLVPPHTRVEFGGAQGDTISLLPLSPAVHNVTTYGMLYPLAQATLYANQARGISNVLIEPPGGVATGEGALIVVQHSDGGAHQWNAQRG; encoded by the coding sequence ATGCACACCATCATCGTCGCCAACGCGCCCGACCTCGATCTGACGCCCTACCTCGACATGGTGCGCAGCGCCGACTACCTGATCGGGGCCGACGGCGGCGGGCAGACCCTGCTGCGCGCGGGCGTGCTGCCCCAGGTGGTGATCGGCGACCTCGACTCGCTCGACCAGGCCAGCGAGGCCGAGCTGACCGCCCGCAAGGTCGACCTGCGCCGCTACGCCCGCGAGAAGGACGAGACCGACCTTGAGCTGGCGCTGCTGCACGCCGCCACCATCGGGTCGGACCAGATCGACGTGCTGGGCGCGCTCGGCGGGCGCTGGGACCACACCCTGGCCAACATCGGGCTGCTGGCCCACCCCGCCCTGGCCGGGCGCAGGGTGCGGCTGCTGGCCCCGCGCCAGATGCTCTACCTGGTGCCGCCCCACACCCGCGTGGAGTTCGGCGGCGCGCAGGGCGACACCATCTCGCTGCTGCCGCTCAGCCCCGCCGTGCACAACGTGACCACCTATGGTATGCTCTACCCGCTGGCCCAGGCCACGCTCTACGCCAACCAGGCGCGCGGCATCAGCAACGTGCTGATCGAGCCGCCGGGCGGCGTGGCCACCGGCGAGGGCGCGCTGATCGTGGTGCAGCACAGCGACGGCGGCGCGCACCAGTGGAACGCGCAACGCGGGTAG
- a CDS encoding class I SAM-dependent methyltransferase, with product MSEFDAFARFYDADYGSFLDDLPFYRALARRTGGPAIELMCGSGRLLAPLAQEGVAITGVDISPALLTTARRRLEALGLGKKVTLEIGDVRQPLPGGPYNLAFVAINSFMHLGSSEDQLAALASVAQALDTGGVLALDLFNPDPRELLRQNGELVLDKDFVMEDGTPVQKFVSQSVDMAEQISHVTFIYDELVDGFVRRTTLPFDMRWLYRFELEHLLARCGLELEALYGSYELDDYDQSSPLMLAVAVKP from the coding sequence ATGAGCGAATTCGACGCCTTCGCGCGCTTCTACGACGCTGACTACGGCAGCTTTTTGGACGACCTGCCCTTCTACCGCGCGCTGGCGCGGCGCACCGGAGGCCCGGCCATCGAGCTGATGTGCGGCAGCGGGCGGCTGCTGGCCCCGCTGGCGCAGGAGGGCGTGGCTATCACCGGCGTCGACATCTCGCCCGCGCTGCTCACCACGGCGCGGCGCAGGCTGGAGGCGCTGGGCCTGGGCAAGAAGGTGACGCTGGAGATCGGCGACGTGCGCCAGCCGCTGCCCGGCGGCCCGTACAACCTGGCCTTCGTGGCGATCAACTCGTTCATGCACCTGGGCAGCAGCGAGGACCAGCTGGCCGCGCTCGCCAGCGTGGCGCAGGCGCTGGACACCGGCGGCGTGCTGGCGCTCGACCTGTTCAACCCCGACCCGCGCGAGCTGCTGCGGCAGAACGGCGAGCTGGTGCTCGACAAGGATTTTGTGATGGAGGACGGCACGCCGGTGCAGAAGTTCGTGTCGCAGAGCGTGGATATGGCCGAGCAGATCAGCCATGTGACCTTCATCTACGACGAGCTGGTGGATGGCTTCGTGCGGCGCACCACGCTGCCCTTCGACATGCGCTGGCTCTACCGCTTCGAGCTAGAGCACCTGCTGGCCCGCTGCGGGCTGGAGCTAGAGGCGCTGTACGGCAGCTACGAGCTAGACGACTACGACCAGAGCAGCCCGCTGATGCTGGCCGTGGCGGTAAAGCCTTGA
- a CDS encoding TIGR02452 family protein, with protein sequence MYPSRDRAATLGREAAEILRQGGYRSPGGADVELRPLIERARAATESYPAERALPAAQPGDHPTSIRVVNESTLAAAQGLVASGRRCAVLNFASARNPGGGWLGGARAQEESLARASALVPCIEGDPMYERHRHMSDALYTSSLIYSPDVPVFRDAAGLLLDTPYLVDFITAPAVNAGVVLDRAPQRGPEIAAAMRERVGRVLAVAAAHGCPALVLGAWGCGVFRNDPAAVANMFAQALAGPFRGAFAQVVFAVLDSSAERRFIGPFERAFGGQR encoded by the coding sequence ATGTACCCATCACGCGACCGCGCGGCCACGCTGGGGCGCGAGGCGGCAGAGATCCTGCGCCAGGGCGGCTATCGCAGCCCGGGCGGGGCGGATGTGGAGCTGCGCCCACTGATCGAGCGCGCCAGGGCGGCGACCGAATCGTACCCCGCCGAGCGCGCGCTGCCCGCCGCCCAGCCGGGGGATCACCCGACGAGCATTCGGGTGGTGAACGAGAGCACGCTGGCGGCGGCGCAGGGGCTGGTGGCCAGCGGTAGGCGCTGCGCCGTGCTGAACTTCGCCTCGGCGCGCAACCCCGGCGGCGGCTGGCTGGGTGGTGCCCGCGCCCAGGAGGAGTCGCTGGCGCGGGCCTCGGCGCTGGTGCCCTGCATCGAGGGCGACCCGATGTACGAGCGCCACCGCCACATGAGCGACGCGCTCTACACCAGCAGCCTGATCTACTCGCCCGATGTGCCGGTGTTCCGCGACGCGGCGGGCTTGCTGCTCGACACACCGTATCTGGTGGACTTCATCACCGCGCCCGCCGTGAACGCCGGGGTGGTGCTGGATCGCGCGCCCCAGCGCGGGCCGGAGATAGCGGCGGCCATGCGCGAGCGGGTGGGCCGCGTGCTGGCGGTGGCCGCAGCCCACGGCTGCCCGGCCCTGGTGCTGGGGGCATGGGGCTGCGGGGTGTTCCGCAACGACCCGGCGGCGGTGGCGAACATGTTCGCCCAGGCGCTGGCCGGGCCGTTCCGGGGCGCGTTCGCCCAGGTGGTGTTCGCCGTGCTCGACTCCTCGGCGGAGCGGCGCTTCATCGGGCCGTTCGAGCGGGCGTTTGGAGGGCAACGTTAA
- a CDS encoding DUF2000 domain-containing protein, producing MSGETKSVIVVDSELPVGIVANTVAYLGVTLGQRMEDCLRPDVVDSAGQPHTGMAQVVLPILQAPREALTQIQRRAAAAEDVLVIGFSNAAQSSGLYEEYAAKIATMPLEELFFLGLAIHGPKKAINKLTGSLPLLR from the coding sequence ATGTCAGGCGAGACCAAGTCAGTGATCGTGGTGGATAGCGAGCTGCCGGTGGGGATTGTGGCCAACACCGTGGCCTACCTGGGCGTCACGCTCGGCCAGCGCATGGAGGACTGCCTGCGCCCCGATGTGGTGGATAGCGCGGGCCAGCCCCACACAGGCATGGCCCAGGTGGTGCTGCCCATCCTGCAGGCCCCGCGCGAGGCGCTCACCCAGATCCAGCGTCGCGCCGCCGCCGCCGAGGATGTGCTGGTGATCGGCTTTAGCAACGCCGCCCAGTCCAGCGGCCTCTACGAGGAGTACGCGGCCAAGATCGCCACCATGCCGCTGGAGGAGCTGTTCTTCCTCGGCCTCGCCATCCATGGCCCCAAGAAAGCCATCAACAAGCTCACCGGCAGCCTGCCGCTGCTACGGTAG
- a CDS encoding GntR family transcriptional regulator, which produces MSIFASQNAPATAAERIAAAIRQEIEGGMIGVGEPLRQEEIAARFAASRIPVREALRLLEAEGLVKIYPSRGAYVTIPAPESIRELYEIRALLECEALRLALPNHIPYDMRQAEQRVALLDEAEDSATWSQLDEELHAILYQPAQRPQLLELIAALRRRVNHFYYLAHRPSDYRAGCQAEHRALLAACRSGDAAQATQALAEHLRHAGEVVARYSAQVRIPR; this is translated from the coding sequence ATGTCAATCTTCGCATCGCAGAACGCGCCCGCCACTGCCGCCGAGCGCATCGCCGCCGCCATTCGGCAGGAGATCGAGGGCGGCATGATCGGCGTGGGCGAGCCGCTGCGCCAGGAGGAGATCGCGGCGCGCTTCGCGGCCAGCCGCATCCCTGTGCGCGAGGCGCTGCGCCTGCTGGAGGCCGAGGGTCTGGTGAAGATCTACCCCAGCAGAGGCGCGTATGTCACCATCCCCGCCCCCGAGAGCATCCGCGAGCTGTACGAGATCCGCGCCCTGCTGGAGTGCGAGGCGCTGCGGCTGGCCCTGCCAAACCACATCCCCTACGACATGCGCCAGGCCGAGCAGCGCGTGGCCCTGCTAGATGAGGCCGAGGACAGCGCGACCTGGAGCCAGCTGGACGAGGAGCTGCACGCCATCCTCTACCAGCCCGCCCAGCGCCCGCAGCTGCTGGAGCTGATCGCCGCGCTGCGACGGCGCGTAAACCACTTCTACTACCTGGCCCACCGCCCCAGCGACTACCGCGCAGGCTGCCAGGCCGAGCACCGCGCCCTGCTGGCCGCCTGCCGCTCGGGCGACGCCGCCCAGGCCACGCAGGCACTGGCCGAGCACCTGCGCCACGCGGGCGAGGTGGTGGCCAGATACAGCGCCCAGGTGCGTATCCCGCGCTAG